In Rosa chinensis cultivar Old Blush chromosome 1, RchiOBHm-V2, whole genome shotgun sequence, a genomic segment contains:
- the LOC112199061 gene encoding large ribosomal RNA subunit accumulation protein YCED homolog 1, chloroplastic isoform X2, with product MSTVINCTKPNFQSFTDEDTVFLDLGDQGNEDGEDIDSPWEGAVIYKRNASITHVEYCTTLERLGLGNLSTEVSKSRASVMGLRVTKAVKDYPNGTPVQISIDITRRKQKLRLDGIIKTVITLTCNRCGDPAAESIFSNFSLLLTDEPVEEPDIINMGVIYGDKVKTHTGFGDQGEEDDDDSIDFEDQLYFRPEDKQIDISKHIRDSVHLEITISATCNPNCKGLCLNCGKNLNTSNCICGKEEVKKTTFGPLGNLKKQMQQK from the exons ATGTCCACTGTGATCAATTGCACAAAACCCAATTTTCAATCCTTCACTGATGAGGACACAGTTTTTCTTGATTTGGGTGATCAAGGAaatgaagatggtgaagataTAGATTCACCCTGGGAAGGGGCTGTTATTTACAAGAGAAACGCTTCGATAACACATGTTGAGTACTGTACAACATTAGAGAGGCTTGGCTTGGGAAACCTTTCTACAGAGGTCTCCAAATCTAGGGCTTCGGTGATGGGGTTACGGGTCACTAAAGCTGTGAAGGATTATCCAAATGGCACACCAGTTCAGATCTCTATTGACATCACAAGGAGGAAGCAGAAGTTGAGGCTTGATGGGATCATCAAAACTGTTATCACATTGACTTGCAACAG GTGTGGTGACCCAGCAGCTGAGTCCATCTTCTCCAACTTTTCACTTCTCCTAACTGATGAACCTGTAGAAGAACCTGATATCATCAATATGGGAGTGATATATGGAGACAAGGTTAAAACTCATACTGGATTTGGTGACCAAGGGGAGGAAGATGATGACGACTCAATTGATTTCGAGGATCAGCTGTATTTCCGCCCTGAGGACAAACAAATAGACATTTCAAAGCACATAAGAGACTCGGTACATCTGGAGATTACTATCTCTGCAACATGTAATCCAAATTGCAAGGGTCTGTGTCTCAATTGTGGTAAAAATTTGAACACTAGCAATTGTATTTGTGGCAAAGAGGAGGTAAAGAAGACTACTTTTGGACCTCTTGGAAATTTAAAGAAGCAAATGCAGCAAAAATAA
- the LOC112199061 gene encoding large ribosomal RNA subunit accumulation protein YCED homolog 1, chloroplastic isoform X1, whose translation MSFVVTSSSILTSSYFNKHSVSKLRSCENASKVSYFPFIQCKYPSCITENIHTGLRRKPNGISMSTVINCTKPNFQSFTDEDTVFLDLGDQGNEDGEDIDSPWEGAVIYKRNASITHVEYCTTLERLGLGNLSTEVSKSRASVMGLRVTKAVKDYPNGTPVQISIDITRRKQKLRLDGIIKTVITLTCNRCGDPAAESIFSNFSLLLTDEPVEEPDIINMGVIYGDKVKTHTGFGDQGEEDDDDSIDFEDQLYFRPEDKQIDISKHIRDSVHLEITISATCNPNCKGLCLNCGKNLNTSNCICGKEEVKKTTFGPLGNLKKQMQQK comes from the exons ATGTCATTCGTTGTAACCTCATCCTCCATACTCACCTCTTCTTATTTTAACAAACACAGCGTTTCTAAGTTAAGATCTTGTGAGAATGCTTCTAAAGTTTCATACTTTCCCTTTATTCAATGTAAGTATCCATCTTGCATTACTGAGAATATCCATACAGGGTTGAGAAGGAAACCAAATGGTATTTCAATGTCCACTGTGATCAATTGCACAAAACCCAATTTTCAATCCTTCACTGATGAGGACACAGTTTTTCTTGATTTGGGTGATCAAGGAaatgaagatggtgaagataTAGATTCACCCTGGGAAGGGGCTGTTATTTACAAGAGAAACGCTTCGATAACACATGTTGAGTACTGTACAACATTAGAGAGGCTTGGCTTGGGAAACCTTTCTACAGAGGTCTCCAAATCTAGGGCTTCGGTGATGGGGTTACGGGTCACTAAAGCTGTGAAGGATTATCCAAATGGCACACCAGTTCAGATCTCTATTGACATCACAAGGAGGAAGCAGAAGTTGAGGCTTGATGGGATCATCAAAACTGTTATCACATTGACTTGCAACAG GTGTGGTGACCCAGCAGCTGAGTCCATCTTCTCCAACTTTTCACTTCTCCTAACTGATGAACCTGTAGAAGAACCTGATATCATCAATATGGGAGTGATATATGGAGACAAGGTTAAAACTCATACTGGATTTGGTGACCAAGGGGAGGAAGATGATGACGACTCAATTGATTTCGAGGATCAGCTGTATTTCCGCCCTGAGGACAAACAAATAGACATTTCAAAGCACATAAGAGACTCGGTACATCTGGAGATTACTATCTCTGCAACATGTAATCCAAATTGCAAGGGTCTGTGTCTCAATTGTGGTAAAAATTTGAACACTAGCAATTGTATTTGTGGCAAAGAGGAGGTAAAGAAGACTACTTTTGGACCTCTTGGAAATTTAAAGAAGCAAATGCAGCAAAAATAA
- the LOC112169866 gene encoding uncharacterized protein LOC112169866 — MVSKQFEIVCHYSPEQIFLSDSDTPFRKFEHILEHIWGHGGCILNIIQGKLSCLNRNGWYGKIGEQKLLGGVCSNWPWKFGPNCVERVYVHRPVGQPPLFGKVVFRSVLMPALVLEGKDLQKYLVDGYPIWCKKYDRKKAQQSRQLEP, encoded by the exons ATGGTTTCCAAACAATTTGAGATTGTATGTCATTATTCTCCAGAACAGATCTTTTTATCAGACTCCGACACTCCATTCAGGAAGTTTGAACACATCCTTGAACACATATGGGGTCATGGGGGTTGCATCCTTAACATTATTCAAGGAAAATTAAGTTGTCTGAATAGAAACGGGTGGTATGGGAAAATTGGAGAGCAGAAGCTACTCGGCGGAGTGTGCTCTAACTGGCCCTG GAAATTTGGCCCTAACTGTGTGGAGAGGGTATACGTACATCGGCCAGTTGGGCAGCCACCACTGTTCGGAAAGGTTGTGTTCCGATCAGTACTCATGCCGGCGCTGGTCCTTGAGGGCAAGGATTTGCAAAAGTATCTGGTAGATGGTTATCCGATATGGTGCAAAAAATATGACAGAAAGAAGGCTCAGCAAAGTAGACAATTAGAACCCTAG